Within the Musa acuminata AAA Group cultivar baxijiao chromosome BXJ2-9, Cavendish_Baxijiao_AAA, whole genome shotgun sequence genome, the region aagcgaACATAAAGCGACAGATTGTACTGTGTTTACGGGAAGCAGGAGGGAGACGTGAAGGACATTTTCGTAATATATGGAAACTATGTCTTGCTAAACCGGGTCGAGGTGCGAGCCCTCTTACTGTAGTTCTCGGCCGGAGCGGTCCTGTTCGTGAGCAGCACCGCCCAGAGCGCCGCCTGCAGCGCTGACCGGCCCTCCCCTCTCTCCGCCGCCTCGCTGACCTCCAACTCCAGGAGGCTCCGCGTCCGCCCGCCTACCGTGACCATCTCCGCCCGGACCGCCCTCGCCGGGACCGAGCGGACCGCCCGGCTCAGTTCCCCCATTAGACCGGGCCGGTCCGCGCAGCACACCCACGCCCGGACCACCCTCCCCctgcctccccctcctcctcccccctcctcctcctcctcctccaccccgACCTCGTCCCCCTCCCCGGGCACCATCACCGCCACCTCCTCCACCCTCACCCTCAGCTCCCGCACCTGCCTCACCACCTCCCCGAGCAGCGCCGCCTTATCCAACTGCACCCACGCATTCCATAACCAGCAGTCAAACCGCGACTCCATGAAGCAAGTAGAAGCATGCACGAACGCACACATGCAACTTACCCTGGTGGCCGCGGGGAGCAGGCTCCTGAGAGTGGCGAGGTGGCCGTTGATCCGCTGCCTCCGCCGCCGCTCCGCCTCGCTGTGGCTCCGCACGGCTCGCGTCTCCCCCGCCGTCCTCGTCTCATGCACCATCTCACCGGTCGCAACAGGCTGCATTCCGACACCACGCACCAACTCtccaccgctgctgctgctgcgtggCGGCCAAATCATTAGGGAATAACAGGCATGCAAGGCATTTGAAGAAGGCATTAAAGATGGGAGAGATGGGGTGCAAACCAAAGGAAAGATTCAGGTGAATCTTCTCCTCGTTGCTCTGACGACCAGTGGGAAGGTGGTGGTGACTCGGACGGCGTTAAATAGAGAGGCTGCGGCGTCCACTGTTGGCTTGCTTGACTCCTTTTTCTTCGCCAGCCACGTAGAAGTAGCGGTGGGGGGAGGCAAAGGAAGAGAGAGGTGACGGCGCGTGACGGCGAAGACGACGGGGATGCGGGGACACTACTTTGCTGGTGTCGGATTGCCGGAGGCGGTGGGAGCAGCAGCCCTGCGGGCCCCGCTAAAGTTAGGGATACCCGGTCGGATAAGTTTTCTGCGTATCGGCCGCTGCAGTGTGTCTcactatataatatattatatatgataatatCATGTATATGTCTTTTAGCCTTTTGACCAATCCCGACGAGGCGCAGTGGTGGGGCCCAAAAGTCCTCATGCACCTACGAAAGTCTACGCACGGTGATGATTGTGTGTAACGGATAAATaaaggattattattattattattattattattatttaagcccgaaaagatagaagaaaaaaaggaaatgGTCAAAGCATTCGATctcattaaattaaattaaagaggACTGACATTATTGCATGCCCTAATCCGTATGGCAAATGCTTCatgagattaataatatattggaTGATTTGGTTTATACATTTTAAGTGGGATGTTTTTGGTAGGAAGTACTTTAAACACATAAAAAAGGAAACTTAAGTGAAATATAACTATGAGATATTTGAACTGTCCTGCGCTCATCATACATGACAACACCTCCTTGATATTGAAACATTTCTAGCATACAATTTTGATCCCATAATAAGATTATTCCCTTACGatatgaaagatcaaaactttggTCACAAAAAAATAGGTAACAGAAGAGTTCATCaccaatatacatacatatatattttacgTCATGAATCTTAGCCAACAGTTCAATAGCATGACGGAGAGGGAGATTTAGTGAAGACAAAAGGAAGGACTGATCACCAGAAAACATACTTGATCGCAGCTACTTTTGAAAGGGTTTGAGCAGTGGATGGAGTAGAGGTTGGATGTGCTCCGAAAAGTTGATGGTGCCAATAGTCGGAAGGAATTCAAAGTCGAACGCCGATATAGTATTCTCTTGGACCAAACGTAGAGTCCAAGGTGACCATTCGTCCATGACATACCCAGAGAGGGCTTTGAATGCCACTTTTTGTCTCTTCCTGGGGTTACATGCAGCAACAACTTCTGATCCCGGGGACCAACACCAAAGCTGTTCCTCGAATCGATGAGAATGATGAGCCACAGTCGCATCCATGTCCATTTCTTGATCCGTTTTGGTCCTCTGAGTCTTCTCCCCCCCTGCGCTAATGGAGCTGCAGATGGTCTGACAGAAACTAGTAAGATAAAAGAGTCATGCATACATGTCCATAAAAAGGAAGTTCTCTATCTCTACAGATGCTCGACTGATGTTAAGatgaaagaaataaaataatcatCATTCACTCACTCCATTCCATTCATGCTTGTCCTAATTACAATTTAATTCCTCATCAGTACAGCACAGAAGAGGGGATGGAAAAATCCTGGCTTGGATCACCAAGGAGCCAGCCAATCAAATGTCAGCAACTGTCAAAACATGGTCTCTGATGATAACCCTATAAATGCAGCTTTTCTGCTTTGCTATGAATTGGTCAGAGAAGCAAGAGAAGGTAAGTTCATTTTGGTTTTGTGGCAAAGCACctttaagagaaaaaaagaagaagatcagaCCTAGAGAGTTGTAATGTTTGAAGCATCAAAGAAACTGATATTATATGAAGGAAAGCCTTTCTAGGGATAAAAAGAAGCAAGATGATCCAATGGAATTATATCACTCAGAACTTTACCTTTTTGCTTCCACTTTATCTTCTCAAAGAGTGGATCCATCCTGACTCTTGGAAAACTTGAAGCATCACTTGTATATGTTATACTGCAAAAATAAACATTATATATGCTATTGGAAGAGAAATCAAATCCATATTTGACCAGACTAACATCATAGTCTCCATCTACAAATCAGCATAATACTCATCTTTGGCTGCTTAGGcaacaataaacatcaagtaatatctgtttctgctgcatctttttgTAAGAGAAACCAACTTTTACCAGTAAGACAGATGTAAACTTCATGGTTAtgttgtaaaacattgtctcataCCCTCTTACCCTTACAGTCAAATCTATACCTCTTGTGGCCCTCCTAATCATGGCTCTACTCCAGCTTTGGAGAGCCTAAAAATATTCAGCAAGACAACctgcatgagaaaaaaatttaggATTTTACTGAGGTTACAGAGCAAGCAAGATGtagaagaaaataatataaatatctaaTGCAACAATGATCCAGAGTTTTAACTAAATGCACCTATCCAACAGAATAATTTACACATATGTCTTTCTGTGGAACAGTACATGGAATCATTGAGCTTTAAGGGTCATCATCTAAACCTTCTGAAGAAAATGCAGATCATCTTTTGCTATTATTTAAACAGAGAGAAATTTAATTCCTATATCGGTGACTAGGAAATTTATACGGTATTCATGTATAAGTCCCCATCGAGCAATTCGAGgaagagattatttttatgaAGATGATCTAATACCCATAACAAGAAAATATAATGAATTCCTAAGGTTCAAGAGTATATCAGGTTAGACATAGGAGCTGCCTCAACATCATCTAAGAGAAAAATGTTCAATTGCAGTATGAGATGACTAATTATGCCAATGCAGAAAAGAAAAGTTGAATGCCTTGCATCTGAGGAATCTGCctcatgccaaaagatattagtgAATTTAATGATGAAAAATATTGAGCCAATAAAATATTTGGTTCCActctaaatttttatatttgaacaacTGTCAATTCCTTTAAACACTTGAGCTGATTAATAAGATAGGGATTTTATCAAAATAATGATCTAAAGATTCTCTGATATGGACTGGCAGGAAGCCAAACACATGGAACCTCAAATAGACAAACATGATAACTAAAACACAGGAGAATCAACCAGAAAATTTAATTGATGAACGGGATTTTACTGATGATGTCCCTGTAAATTCATATTTTATCTGTCAGTGTAAGCACTAAGATGAATTGAaagtgaataaaatttcttcgatCCAAGATATATTTGCTAAGTACATTATATCAAATGTTAGGAGCGAATAACTCGACGCAAAAGATAAGCGATCTATGGATATCAGTCAAAGAATACTTATATGCATTCCTTTAGCACTTAATTAAGACCATAAGATCCATCGACTATATTTACTTCTACTCTCGATTCACTTAAAGAAAGTTTATGAAATGAATTAGGGTATTCACAAAGTAGTCCACAGTCACTGTTGACACTCTAAATTTGGTTCCACAATCACTGTTGACAATAAAATATTTGGTTCCACAGTCACTGTTGACAATAAAATATTTGGTTCCACAGTCACTGTTGACACTAAAGGAATCTGCCTCATGCCTAAAGATATCAGTGAATTTAATGATGAAAAAATATTGAGCTAATAAAATATTTGGTTCCACAGTCACCGTTGACACTAAAGTTTTATATTTGAACAACTGCTAATTCCTTGAAACACTTGAGCTGATTAATAAGATAGGGATTTTATCAAAATAATGATTTAAAGATTCTCAGATATGGACTGGCAGGAAGCCAAACACATGGGACCTCAAATAGACAGACATGATAACTAAAACACAGAAAAATCAACCTTAAGGCCTCCATCTCTGTTACCTGAAAATTTGATTGATGAACAGGATTTTACTGATGATGTCCCtttgaatttatattttatctGTTAGTGTAAGCACTAAGATGAATTGAaagtgaataaaatttcttctatCCAGGATATATTTGCTAAGGACATTATATCAAATGTTAGGGGCGAATAACTCGATGCAAGAGATAAGTGATCTGTGGATATCAGTCAAAGGATACTTATATGCATTCCTTTAGAACTTAATTAAGACCATAAGATCCATCGATTATATTTACTTCTACCCTCGATTCACTTAAAGAAAGTTTATGAAATGCATTAGGGTGTTCACAAAGTAGTTGACATTCTTTCTGTGAGCTTTCTATCTTCTGTTCCAACAATTTTCTGGCCTTATATCATTCTCTCAGATAGAAGACTGCTGTCTTTCCTGCTGTATTTTTTTGAATCTGAATTCTGAGACACTCATTCATGTGAGATCATTTTCGTTTTTTTTACAGCAATTCACCTAATTCTGCtgttaaaaagaaaatatttctctCATTTTCTATTTGGCTTGGCAAAATAATAGTAACACTTCACTGTGCTGCTAGTACTTACTCATTGATGTGGTCTAGAAAAGCCCACATTCCATAGAGAAGATACAGCTCAAAAAAGCCTGACTAGGAGGCAAGCTCGCATAGAAAGAAGCTTCAACAATGTCTCATTGAAGTCAACCATCAATATGATAAAACTTGACTTTCTCACTCCATTCTACATCAGCAATTGATCATCAGTGTATAGATTATGATGCATCAGTATTTCCATCCTCGGTGTACATTCATCTAGTCTTTGGACAACTACACTAATAAacatatacaaataaattaaaattcagtTGAACAAAGAGAAGACAAGCTCCTAAAACAGCACCCACAATTTAATATTGCTAACTGGTGAAATACCAAAAATTTTAATGGCAACTGATGCAACATGATCCAGCAAGTATATAATAAGTCGAAAAAAAATAAATGTAGCAGCAAACTGAAAAACAGATCAATCTCATCCCCTGCATGTTTGTGTAGGTAAAGTAACAAGACAAAACAACAATCTTATTATTGCTTATAGCTAACATTAACATCCAGAAAAGGAGATTGTTCAATAATCATGAGTGGCAGACAAGCTGAATGCTTTATAGTTAAAACAATTTTGCTTATTCTGACAAAGATATACACTGCAGCAGAGCTAAATCAGCATATTTAATCAGATGCCTCTAATAAGAAAGCAAAAAGAgagtaaaatatatcaaaatgcaTATATGCAGAAAGATCTAAAATTTAAATGATGTCCAGTGACATTTTAGACAAGTATTAATCTGTTCCTACAACACAGGTTACTAACCAAACTTTGGATTTGATGCTAGATTTATCTGTGAGCATAAAAATCACCATGATgtcattattatataaaaaaatttaatgttaaaATTCTGAAATCATATAACAATAGATCAAACTTACGACGTGTACCTTACAATGTCATTTATGAAGCTTTTATCTGTTCTACGGTGCACCGTCATTAGATCCGAAAGATATAGCAATGCTAATTTGTAAGGAGAACTAGATTCgccttcttctctcttcttatcTCCGTCTCCTCTATGTATCCACATATCCATGTATTGTATTTTTAGTCTTTAGTAGGTCTTGTCTATCTATAGGCGAGAGTAGATCATTTaatataagtaattaggagagtccctcTCATCAAGGTTATCTCTTGAGGTATCCTACTATaattggacttcttttctattgccgATAACAATtcaattatattcataatatgtCTTACCTAATTATACgtgtatataaattttataaaacagaccaataaatccaataaacataatatcacatTAAGTTCGACTATCAATACGAGTCATAGTAATTGcatatcatcaatgtcatacttccttctatgtactaTAACACTATTGGCTCTTTCTAATATAGTCTAAAATAAcccatataatttatcttatcaaaatAATCCTATTAGCATATttaaccataatatgtacatatataaatgtgaatatgatagtagaaacaaataactttagttACGTAAAtaagaatataaattataatgTCCACTCAtgtatcaccatatcttttatgggttgcTTATAAACCTAATTGCAAGAACATATTCTTTCAAACACTTTAAATTGTAAGTCCTAAGTGAACGAATCAACGATCAATATAGTAGAACTCAAGTCcttaattgacattaattatttttgAACTCTTTGTTTTTaactatcaagtactttatactatAATGCATAGAGCTACAATAATACTTACAattcttagaaaagaaaactattATGATATATCATAAAGTATCCTTAGCGACTTAATAATTAAGTCTAACCACATcaagtcttgagataaaattttacaattatAAAACTTGATTAGTGGTCTCAAAGCATATCATAAAATCAACTtcttttattaataatataataataaattattttataattttctctatAAATTATCTCtcgatttgatatatatatatatatatatataatggacttTCTGTTATCTAGATAATTTACAGATTCAACAcctaaaaaatatcatcatttcaagttgaattaattatatatatgtgagcatataatcattCGTCCCTTCcaaatatcttattactttcttttatattttttagttttttcaTTCCTAGGTAATTTTAATATCtatctaatattttaattataaaattgatatctaATGTAGCATAGGCTTAAGCATATAATAAACTTCCAACTatgcatatataaaaataatttttttatttgatttttttaagtaattttaaaaatatttgttttaactaaaattttacttttatcATTTGCTGAACAAAGTTGTATATTAAACATTTCCAAAACTTGGTTAATATATCTTTTCTAATAGTCCTAACAATTCTTAATATTTATCCTTGAATatcttaatattaataatataaaatatcattcatatcaatcatcttaaaattcttgTTGAGAAATTTCTTAGTTCAatacaataaaccaagatcatgactaacaaataaaatattattcatatataagactaatataataaacttactttTACTGATCTTTAAATATAGATGTTGATTaacattatttttcttaaatctaaaGAGAGTAATGATATCAAGAAATTTTATATACTATTATCTAaaggcttgtttaaggtcataaatggatattttaaatttatatatcaaattttatatttattttatttttttatgaattatttaggtTATCCCATATAAATCTAGATCCTCATTTAGAAAACTTATTTTCACATTCAAATGATGTAactcaaaattataataaatcattaatatcatgatgattcttaacgaatttatttaaaaaattaaataaattatcttATTATGGTTGAtgcattctttatgagtaaaatttTTGATCATAAGTCTAGTTGTTATATCATTTGATATTGTCCTTTGAGTCATGTTTatgtaatagactcttttatagttATTAGTTAATTCAACGAGTTCTCAAATACCATTTTAGcccattaattttaactcttcttttattgtattattttatttttttgaatcatTATTTTTCATGACTTGTGAAAATAATGAGggatcattttgatttctatatcataatctaattcttaTAGATAAATCACATAATAATTAGAAATGATGTCTTCTTTACCTTTGAGATATTTTTAAGACTATAgattgtgattattttataagtttattAACAACGATATCAATATTACGTGGGAGTTTATTGTTCacctttatcaaatcatttagtgatttgaggaacaataatatcttgaatataaaatgataaaggagtatcaacATTTATCTCctctatgtcaaaaattaatctttttgagATTTTTTGCTCCCACTAATTTGTTATTTTTTAGGTATCTTACATTATCATATTCAACTATCATCGTATTATAATTAGAGTAATAAAATCTATACCCTTTTATTTTTTCtagataactaataaaatatctataaatagtcattgaatctaatttcttttcatgtgaattCGAAAATCATTATCTCTCAAAATAatcataaatatgtaaatatctcaagTTGAGTTTTCTaccattccataactcaaaaaagTTGATATAATTGACTTATTAGGAATCTTATTTAAGATATACATAAATGTCCTTAAGCTTCTCCTCACATTATTTCTAGTATAAAAGAATAACTTATCAAGCTCCCATAATAGTATAATTTCGTCTTTCAGTAATCTTATTCTACCGTGACACATTTGATAAAACATATCGAGCATAAATATCCTAATTTTTTTAGAAATctaataaaatttatcacccatgTTAGATCTAAtaatttttaacttttctatctaattatttcTCGACTTTATTTATGTATACTTAAAGGTGTCGACAGCTTGAGACCTTAGATAGTCATATTTTAATAGATAATTTTTAAAGGTGATAAAATATCTTTCTCCACTGAAATAGGAAACATGAAGTGACCCATAGGTATAAGTATATATAATCTTAAAGAGCTCATGAAACCAAGTTTTATTCCAATATTTGATTAGATGATCATTATAAATTTAAGATTCACATTAATTTTGTATAAACTATTATatagaattcaaaattttaactttTATTGAGTTTACaaccataaaaaatatatatcctgATAATTTCAAATAATGAACTTAAATTTctagaattataagaacataatATACATCCTCAAGATCCATCAAATGAATCATTTCTAAACGTAAGTGATAAATTTCAATTACTATCAGTTTCACTTAAAGATAATTTCTTATAATGATGATGAAATTCTTGAGGAGTAATACATTTATGTATTGATAAGAccattcactatttcttgaaAATCCCCGATGAACCATATAGCAAAGAGAAACCATGCAAAATAGAAGAGCTTACCCTACCTatgagtaaatatttcatagtaaCCTTATTAGACCATacatctctcttggtatatctagaataggtaggaacataaactgaaacattctgaagctacaaagatagttattaaatTATTAGTACAACGTTTCATTTTcttttggtttccatgataaattaaATCTCTTTTATTGATAACATATGTTGAAGTATTAGAATCAATCTATCAAGTATTAAAAAATAActtctgtaatatttgatttgaaatatacaaagatcaaatttatatttttctctttggaACCAAACTCTATAGCCCTTCTTCACATGACCTTCCTTGCCATAGAAGCACTTTACTATgaagtttttttttataagtatatttagtatttataaactcaagtgatttatattttaattattttttattgttacTTACTTGTTAAGTAGCACTTCAAATATTACAGTCTTTTCtactttaatcttaattttttccAAACACATATACTAGTAAACTCATTTAAGTTTTATTTATCCTTAATTTTATCGTGATGAATTTTAAATGAGCGAAACTAAAAAGAAatagaattaaaaataaattatatgagaaAGAATTCAACTATATTTATGGTCAATGTTCTTGACCTTATAATTTTATCAACCATATTAAGGATATAATCTTGAGTTTCTCAAATACTATCCTTCTGAATTTTAGTTAGTTTTTTTATTAAGGTATCAGTTAATGACTTATCTtaagtttaaattaatttttaaaatattttagtacactaattataaattataatgaagtctgaatattattagtaattatcataAAACTAAGTCTTTTAGATATTTTTTGATCAGTTATCTCAATTATTCATTTCATAGAACTTTCGATAGTTAAGTCTGTGGTTTTTTCAACTGATCAAGGTCTAACACACCTAGTGTAAATTACATATGCTgaagtcatttataataatttaatccaaaaattataagaatatttatcataatataatGAAGGAAGCAccactataaaaaaaaataatattactactttgagtttttcaataagtattgaactattgatattgtctttattttatctttggatgaaatattgatatatgtagtattcatataaaaatatttatggagGATTGATACCATTCTCATAAAATAGTTTTATTACCTTtagatatataataataaataataatgatatctaaaatagtatcatcctatctCATCACATgattattcaaaataaattatccTTTATGGTTATCTAAATtttctaattatatgtgtcattataaattttattttttttaaatattatttataattaattttttaatataattttataagttattggtctagaCCACTTTGGTGActacaagactaatataataatataaaatatttgataaatgataaaacttttattttaaTTCACATCTCATAAGTTTACTATTCTAGACCACTTTCACAGCTACTAATCAAATAAAACTTAGGGATacaagttataaataatatttactagttttttaatctaatttatgtcgaaataattcaataataataatcataataatattttaacatTAATCAGTATAaatgaaaactcatatgataactataattatGATAAAGCATAAATCATACTTTTATGTGAATAATCAAACAAATatctaagaataataattagattttttaattatcacatgtaaattgtatcaatatgatatatgagaaaactataaataaaaattattatatatttttttaaaatttcgtatgaaacccttataccAATCAACCATATTTAATTAGGTAGACTCAAAATTAGGCTACCCAAATTGGGCTTATAAATTTACGTAGACCATTTGCTTGATTAACTCATTAAGATTAAagcagataaaaataaaaaaaatattttaaatttgacttCTCTCCTAATTCAATCAAAACTTAATTGATCGAATCTAAATATAGTTAAGTAATTAAAATACAATAATGATCaagtcagatcaaaatatttaattaaaataaaataaattaatcaatTCTATAATTGAAGCCATgagttaaaaaaatttaatttctaaaAAGTAAAACTATAGTTTTTACTTAGGATAtataaagaaaacttttgatttatgaaggataaaattatcaaaaggatataaattagaattaaataaatttacaagg harbors:
- the LOC135623081 gene encoding transcription factor bHLH30-like isoform X2, producing MQPVATGEMVHETRTAGETRAVRSHSEAERRRRQRINGHLATLRSLLPAATRVSCMCAFVHASTCFMESRFDCWLWNAWVQLDKAALLGEVVRQVRELRVRVEEVAVMVPGEGDEVGVEEEEEEGGGGGGGRGRVVRAWVCCADRPGLMGELSRAVRSVPARAVRAEMVTVGGRTRSLLELEVSEAAERGEGRSALQAALWAVLLTNRTAPAENYSKRARTSTRFSKT
- the LOC135623081 gene encoding transcription factor bHLH30-like isoform X1, producing MPSSNALHACYSLMIWPPRSSSSGGELVRGVGMQPVATGEMVHETRTAGETRAVRSHSEAERRRRQRINGHLATLRSLLPAATRLDKAALLGEVVRQVRELRVRVEEVAVMVPGEGDEVGVEEEEEEGGGGGGGRGRVVRAWVCCADRPGLMGELSRAVRSVPARAVRAEMVTVGGRTRSLLELEVSEAAERGEGRSALQAALWAVLLTNRTAPAENYSKRARTSTRFSKT